Within the Candidatus Dormiibacterota bacterium genome, the region CTCGGGGCTGTAGACGCGCGCGTCCGCGAGGACATCGAGCGACGACGCCACGATGCGGTAGCCGGCGCGCGCGATGAGACCGACCACGACGAAGGCGGCCAGCGGGTCGAAGATCGGCCGGCCGAGAGTCACGCCCGCGAGCCCGGCCAGAACCGCCAGCGACGCGTAGATGTCGCTGCGCGTGTGCAGGGAGTCCGCCACGAGGATCGGGCTTCGGAGCGCCCGGCCCCGCTTCGATTCGTAGATCGTCACGAACGTATTGATCAGGATCGTCAGGATCATGATGGCGAAGGACGCCCGGGTCACCACGGGAGGCTGCGGAGTCATCAGACGCGCGACCGAGCCGGTCAGGATCTCGTAGCAGGCCAGAAACAGCAGGAAGGTGATGCCGAGCGCCGCGATCACCTCGAACTTGCGGTGGCCGTAAGGATGGCCCGGGTCGGGCGGGCGCGCCGCGATCGCCGTCCCGACGAGCCC harbors:
- a CDS encoding cation diffusion facilitator family transporter, whose translation is MTAAHPIVRGDAPGHQVSRSRDIRAVLVQVLALNLLVAAVKLAYGLMTGAISIVADGLHSLMDSSSNVVGLVGTAIAARPPDPGHPYGHRKFEVIAALGITFLLFLACYEILTGSVARLMTPQPPVVTRASFAIMILTILINTFVTIYESKRGRALRSPILVADSLHTRSDIYASLAVLAGLAGVTLGRPIFDPLAAFVVVGLIARAGYRIVASSLDVLADARVYSPEEIAAAAMQVEGVIDCHDVRTRGLPDHVHLDFHLTVAPHTPTSESHAIAHRVIESIQGRFPGIRDVTPHVEPPGADESIDHPAAAREGRVK